The DNA segment ATTGCCTCAAGATTGCCGCTGCGTTCACCTATCTGAATCATCTGGAGGGCCATGTCCGGAAAGCCGCTGCCCGCCGCAAGGGATGATGCCAGCCCTTCCCCCCGTTCCACAGCCTTTACTGCTTTGGAAATTGTAGCTGCCAGCACCTTGTTGCCCACAACATTCTCAACAATCCCCAGAGCCGTTAAAATAGGGACTCCGTTGGCCAGAAGTGATGCAAGGGTTCTGCAGCATCGGGATACAGCCAGTTTTGTTGTAAGATTTCCTGCTATGGGGAGTCGGAGCAGTACGGCATCTATCCGGGTTCCAAAGCGGATTGACGCTCGGGCCATCCTGAAGCCAAAGGGCAGTGCTGCCATAGCCGGGAGCAGGATCCACCATGTTGCCTTGAGAAATCCGCTGATATGCAGGAGAATCCGGGTTGGCATGGGCAGTTCCTGCTGCATATCGGCAAAAATAGCCACAAGGCCCGGGACAATGAAGGTCATAAGGGCAAAAAGAACCAGCCCCCCGAAAAGTGCCATGATAACCGGATAGGCAAGGGCTGACTGGATTTTTGATTTAAGGGCCTCCTGATTTTCAAGAAGATCTGCAAGCCGTTCGAGAACCAGTTCCAGTGTCCCGGAGCTTTCTCCTGAGCGGACCATATTGACATAAATGGGTGAGAAACTTCCTGCTTCTGCGGCAAGGGCGTCCGCAAATCCAGCACCACCCTCAACGGAGTCTTTGATTCTGGACAAGGCCCGTCGTACAGGAGTGGACCGCGTCTGGGCAATCACGGATCCCAGGGCACTGACCAGAGGGAACCCGGCACCGGTGAGGGTTGCCAGCTGCCTTGTAATGAGGCTTACATCTTTGGGCCGTAAGCGTTTAGATCCCAACGTGTTCAGAAGTCGTTTTTTTTCGTGTGCCCGGCTGCGAACTTCCTGCATCAGTGTGGGATACAGATTCTGATCCCGTAGTCGGTTCCGTGCCATCTGCATGCTGTCAGCATCAATGACACCTTTGCATCGTTTTCCTTTGGGGGTGAGTGCGGTATACTCAAAAACAGGCATGATGTTTTTTCCGGAAAAGGGGAGGTGCGGTTGATACAGGCACCCTATAGAAAACATCTGTAACAATCCTTGTCAAGTCTGGTATGTGGTCTGTATTCATCGTGGATGTTGCTCATAAAGGCATTCATGCCGTATTGCTTTTGTCTGATTCTGGCAGGCATCGGGCTGCGGTGAGGTCTCTTTTTTGAAAGAGCCTCTCTAGCCGGCTTTTTTGCTTTCATCCTTTGCAAGCTGTGGTGTTTGGCGTATAAAATAGTCGATGTCGTTTAGGATACCGAACTGTACGCATGCCCTTGCCCTTGCCCGAGGAGTTTTCTGATGAACCTGAAAAATATGAGTGTACGCTGGAAAATTCTTGCCGTTGTCGCTTCAGGACCTCTGGTTGTTGCGCTGATTTTAGCCATTATGAGAGTGGGGGATATCCGCAGGGGAGCCTACGAAGGAATACTCGAAAAAAGCAGGGCCATTGTGCTTATGGCTGAAGCTGCACGGAACGAAATGGCTAAAAAGCTGGAAATGGACGTCATGCGTCCCTACAAAGATCTGGATGACAGGCAGATTATGGAGGCTGTGCCGGTAATTACGGCGCTGAACATGGCGGCCATCAATGCGGA comes from the Desulfobotulus pelophilus genome and includes:
- the gspF gene encoding type II secretion system inner membrane protein GspF — protein: MPVFEYTALTPKGKRCKGVIDADSMQMARNRLRDQNLYPTLMQEVRSRAHEKKRLLNTLGSKRLRPKDVSLITRQLATLTGAGFPLVSALGSVIAQTRSTPVRRALSRIKDSVEGGAGFADALAAEAGSFSPIYVNMVRSGESSGTLELVLERLADLLENQEALKSKIQSALAYPVIMALFGGLVLFALMTFIVPGLVAIFADMQQELPMPTRILLHISGFLKATWWILLPAMAALPFGFRMARASIRFGTRIDAVLLRLPIAGNLTTKLAVSRCCRTLASLLANGVPILTALGIVENVVGNKVLAATISKAVKAVERGEGLASSLAAGSGFPDMALQMIQIGERSGNLEAMLEKVADIYQNESQNMVTALTSMLEPVVILIMGISVGLIVLAICLPIFEMNQLIR